The region AATACAGTTTGATGGTTGATACAGACTTCTGATACAACCTTTGGGAAAATCGAGGTCTCAGGATTCCTCTGCTACCACTAGCACCTGGTATGAGAAACATGGTAAGGCTAAACCTTCCCAAAACCCAGGCATGCAAGCTGGAGCTGAGCATGGCACACTTGAATGACTGAAGGCTGAGAAAATGACAGACATTAAAACAAAGAGGAACTAGGAGGAAACTGTGCTAATTCCATGCCTTCTGACCAGTAGAAAAGGCCAATCTGCATTATGAGGTGGAGAAACACTTTTCTCTAGAGATAGATCAAAAGTGAGGGAGAAGGAACAGAGAAGAGTGTTTTATGGATGGGTGTAATGACAGGAGAAAGCATGAGGCTGAGAATGAAGAGGAAATCAAGATGGGGTGACAGAAATAGCTTATGTTTGGGGTGATCATGGGGGAGCAAGAGATTATGTGATGGCAACATTAAGGATGGGAAAAGTACAGGACAGGTAAGTGAGGTTTAGGGCACAGAAACAAGTAATCGAGGGAGATCAAAAGTGTAGATTGGAGGCAGCAGGAGAGTGAGGATGAAAGTACAGAAAGCATGAGATTATGGAACGAAGGGGGAGATCAAAGTGGGGGAAGCACAGAGCAAGATATATTTGATCAGAAAATTGAGAGGAGGCAGAGAACCAAAGCAGGGAGAGAGAAATAGGGTGTAATAAGGGCAGTGAAAAGAGCAAAAGAGTGAGGGTTGAGGACACAAAATGGAGACAACGAAAGATTGTCAGGTCTATATAGGTGATAGTGAGAGGAGAGCAAAAGATTGCATGAGAGGGGTGATCAAGAGTGAGTGGAGGGAGCAGAAAAGCAAACAGGGATTGTAATAAGataggaagagaaaagggagattaAAAATAGGGTGAGCAAGAAGGGGAATAAAGATAGGAAATGCAGGTGAAGGGGACAGCAACAGTGTGGATGGACTGTGAAAGGAAAGTAAGAATGGGCAAGAAATGAGGCTGCAAGAGTGGAGGAGGGTGATGGGCTAGCTCTATTAGGCAGGCCTAGGCAGTCAtttttagagcagtgtttccctggttgatcctggagtacccccttgccactcGTTTTtaaaatatccacaataaatatacatgagattgatttgcatagactgcttccactatatgcaaatctctttcatacatattccttgtggataacctgaaaacctgactggcaagaggggtACTCCAGCACATTTAGGAAACACTGACCTACAGCagcagttttttttgttttttttttgggggggggggggagggggggcaggacacAAAGCAAGTGGTTGGAGCATGGTGCTGACAACCAGggatgcctggttcaaatccccatTACTGCTCCtgatcttccattgcctcagctacaaatgGAGATTTTAAAccctgattgtaagctctttgagcagggactgtctctctatttcaggtgttcagcgctgcttgcgtctggtagcgctatataaatgctattagtagtagtagtagtgacctaGTGTACTCACGTGCCacatactgaaaaaggtgcgagctaaAACCAAATGAAATAGGCCCTAacaaccacacaaactcaaagaaacaaGACGCTGTACTTTTACCATCAGGGAGAgtaggcaattttcaaattgCCCATTTACCCAGATTGTTCTTGGAAGAATTGTTTTGGAGTGATAATAATTgctgttgggagggggaggggggcaagaggACATGGCTGAAGACTTACCTTGGGCCCCAAATAATCTTGCACCAGCCTTTAAGGATCAAGGGTGATAAGTAGGAGAATTTGGTGGAAGAATGTTGACAGGACAGCAGACAGGAAGAAAGGGTAACAAAGCAGAAGGGACACagaaagtctttgcttaaagcccacctcttcaatgctgcgttcggcacctaacccttaccattcagtgaatccagactgccccaatttgactgcccctatcggaccgaccgttcacttgtctattagattgtaagctctttgagcagagactgtctctctttgttaaattgtacagcactgcgtaaccctagtagcgctctagaaatgttaagtagtagtagtagaaagagagATATGATAATTTGCTGctgaagaaaaaaagacaaaagaaggagaactcaaacagaaaagaaaaaggaaggtgGGTGCCAAAGAAAACCAGAAAGAAACAGATTCAGACAAGGGCAGAAAATcagcaagagagagaaaaaaaaaacaagtttgaaAGTGTATTTATTGACCTGTATTTGTTTACTGCCTCACAGTACAATATCAAGTTGGATATATCTTAAATATATCAGTATTAAATCATAATTCATAACAAATTTCAAAAGATATTaaaatatagcatccttcataaACATTaaaatgactttaaaaaaaacatcagaGGCACATTTTACTTATTTGTATTCCCTCAAGTACAGTTCTACTCTTATTTCCAACTGCTATAATCACAGTGATCTTGGTGCTTCATAAGCTGACATGTTTCCAGTCCTCTCAATTCTGTAAATATCAGTATTTTGAATTAAATTCTGGTCACAATGAATAACCAATTAAAATTCCATTAAAAGTTGGGTCATATGATCATAGTGTATTATTTTCCATATATCAATTTggttgcagtattctataataactgCAATAGCTTTAGCCTTACACTTGAGGCCTCATGGTGGAAGACATTACAATAATCTTTTTACCAGCAATTGATCCAATGTAACTGGAATTCTTGTGTTTCAAGAAATGGGAAATATGATCCATACATTGCATATCACAGATATATCATATATACTGATTTCCCTGAAAGGATGACTTTAACCTCAAGTCAATTGTATAAAATGCTGATGAGAGATCTAAATGTATCAGGTCACATTAACCACTTAAGGGAACCTGGGCAAACACTTGTGGATGGGCCTCTTATTATTCCCCTATGGAACACCACACTCCTTTTCCTACTTAACTCTCTCTTTTCCCCTATTAATCTGATGCTGCAGCTTACCCCATTGCTACCAGGAGGACCAACACAAGCATTCCTCTGCTCTTCCCCATGCAGACTGAAACAAGTATGACAGGAGGTGTTGTCCTCTTTATGGTCATATATGTGATAAACTGCATGTTTGAACCtcatggacctttgttctgacaCTACTAGCAGTTCTTATGAATAAAATGTAAATATgatctgcatccacaaaaactcCATCTCTCCCAACAAGAGGTGCAGATCAGAACTAGCACATTTCTCCATTGCAGTTACCctgttacaaaaaaataaaataaaaatctgattctcatgtcatctggaCCAATAGCAAATTACTTTCAAGCAACTTAGGAATAATACAAACCTGAAAAAATCCTAAGATGCATGTAGCAAACCTACCACACAACTGTAGCACTAATGATTCAAAACAACCCTATGAACCCTACCTAAAAAACAAGCAGCACTACAAATGTGGAACAGAAAGAGAAGCAGACCTTATGTAGAAAAGCAGTCTTCATTGGTTTCTAAATACTCCCAGGATTCACATACAAGTGCCCGGCGTGACCATGTTTTGCcaaaaaatggctgcatcaggggcaaagaAAACTGCAAAATTGGATATAAAAACTAGCCAGTGCAGAACCTAAAACTTCAACACTGGGGGATTAGCCAAGATGGCAGCAGGCTCGACTGTGTGAGCGAGTCTCTGGTTTGAGCCGCTTGTAActgttttccccttccctttgccACACACAAAGATGAAGGGGGGGTTGCCAAGAGTGCTCCCTCCAAGTCTTGGGGCCTCCTCTGGGTCAGCAGCCCATAGACCACTGCATAGTCAAGCCCCTTTGTTATCTGTGGAGGTGCACCCTGCTGTGAATTATGGGGGAGAGCTGACCTCGCTGGGGCTGGGAACATCTTTATTGCCCCCTGTGTCCTTTGCTCCGCTGTATCTGACATCCGCATCAGCCCAACGGCTGGTGTCACCCGATAATGAAGTTGCTGCGGGAAGCACTGCAAAGGAGGGAGTTGGTGAAGGCGCCAGTGGACCAGATGGAAAGACATCTAGAGAAGAGTTTTGTCCACTTTTTTCCATAGAGGTGACACTCCAGCATATCAGGAGATTGCTGTAGAAACTGGATTCTGTGATCGGTAAAATGTCTATTGAGGTAAAAGCTCTGGGGCAGAAGATGGAGGATTTAACAAAGGCAGTGTAACAGGTTAAACAGGACTTTTCATCTCAGGTTAATCAGATACAAGGTGATTAAAAAACTtttcatgtttttaaaatttctgtGATGAAAGACTCCCTTACCATTCATAAGAaacttaaaaatattaaaaattacaaTCATAGGCTGAACTTAAGGTCCCTAAATTTTTTGAGATCCCCTGGAATACCACTTCTTGATCTATTTAAGAGTTATCTTACTACTATCTTGAAATTGTCCGCTGAAGTGATTCCCCcggtgaataaaatatattatgcTGCTATATGTACATGGAATTATCTGGGAGAACTGGAGGATGGACGGGACCAGAGTCCAGCTGGATGTGAATATCATCTCTGTCATTCTAGAAGAATCTTTGACTGGATCCACAGAAAGAGATACTTTATTAGTATCTCTAGTTTTTGAGCAATACCTAAATGCCAATTTGAGAGTGTACTTCAGGCACGCAAAACATTTCCTGATAAAACAAAATCTATGCAGGAGAGGAGGAAATAATGTTTGATCATGAGAAAAGAGACTACAGACCtcagtgctactttttttattagcATATCTATGCAAATATATGATTAAACTTGGAGagacaaaatatgtatttttttaccCAAGAGCAATTAAGGTCTTTTCTGGATAAGAAGATTCTTTGAGTATTGAACTGCTGGACTAACTGGATAATTattaagggaaggggggggggggggggggttaaacctGTTAAGCTTTTCTTTATatcttctttgcttttttttttctggctttttGAGTCCACTCCCTGCCTAATTGTGGTCTAAGGGAcaagtttcctaaaggacaagtccataaaccactactaaatggacttgggaaaaatccacaattccaggaacaacaagtatagaatgtttgtacgtttgggaagctggccaggtgcccttggcctggattggccgctgtcgtggacaggatgctgggctcgatggacccttggtcttttcccagtgtggcattacttatgtacttatttggttTCTCAATATTTTCATTATTATACCTTATGTTATTTTCGTTCTGTGTTGCTTAAACAAGAGTTTAATCTTGTGATTGTATATttgaaattcataaataaataataataaaatgaaaaacttCACCGACAGTGGTAAAATACTGCCCTTTCCCATACTCTGTGTCCTCAGGGAGAGTTAGACTAGACGCCCAACGTAGCTTGAAATGACTTCCAGAGGGCACAATATAATACCATTTGCACTTTGATAATGAAAGAATCTCCCAAGAGGCATCTGGGACATACTCACCTGCCACTTAGCAAGGAGTCCTACTTCCCAACCAAGGTATATTTAGATTAACGTGCAGCAACATTTCTCTCTCATATTGCCCAATGatacagtggtggtggtggtggtggtgaagggggggggggggggggcactgttcaACTGTAGAAAGCATGAACCCCTTTTTGTATAAATACAGATAAAGTATTTACAGACCAATATGATCCAGTCCTCTCTTTGTATGTACATGAAGTCTTTAACTAACAGGAAGGCTGCAGAGAACTTTGTTACAAAGGCATATGAAACTTGAGATTATTCCACACTGAGGAATTTTCTCTTCTTAGCAGTGTGTGTGTAAGGGTGCCAGCGCCATTCCACCTCCGCCGTATTCTCATTTTCCAAGGTTCCCAGTTTAATCATATATActgtaagaaaaaaaacagcagaatATTTTTCCCCACTGTCCTAAAAAAGAGAGGCTTAGTCTACAGACAATTATAATGTAAATGTGCTACTGAAGGTAAGGTGTATCCTCGGACTCTCAGTTAACTTTAGAGGAGAAAATTCCAAAACTAGTCATTCTTGTTTTGCTACAGCAATTAAAGCCTCTCTGTCTGCTGTCTGATTTTGCTACTATGATCCATGCCTTTATCACAAACCAGTTATATTATTGCAGGGAGGGCAGCAGCATTATGTCATTTCAGAAATGGAAATGCTGAGCTCCACAGACCTTCTGTGATaagtaaaaatttaaataaaaccgATGGAAACAAAAtactagagtggctattctgaacagatttgcaaaatacagtatttaaaattgccatAAATCTAgttaatgaagttttctgtgcagtggtgtagccaggaatTTTGACAGGGTGTGCTTCTCATGCTGCATtaccctcctttctccctccccttcccggcCTGGCCCCACAAAACTCTCACATTACCTTAAGATCACCTCCAgtcctttttctgttttaaatctcTCCTGAAAGATCACTTTTTTTAGACTAGTTTTCCCATTTGCCACCCCTTTTGATGATCCTGGCCTGGAACAGCagcctgttttttttcttttctcctttcctgtttTTAATTTGCTTTATACACTGTTCTGATACCCCCGCAAAAGGCAGTATATATAacatttttaataaactaaacaaaCAGTCAGTCTTCGCCTGGGCAatagcagtggcactcataggttTCCTGCAGCCTGCACCGGGGCTCTCTCTCAGAACCATCCTGCCCTTCAGAACAGTAGTTGCGTCAGAAAGGGCTGAATGGTTCAGAAAGAAAGCCCCGGTGCAGGCCACTTATGAGCGCTGCTGCACAGAcaaagactggaggtgattttaaggcactggggtgggggagtggaattgcaagagctttgcagggccaggaagggaagggagagacgtggcaggagggagaagggagggccTGACAGGGGGGTATGCAACACACACATCTTGAATGGATATACTACTGTTTCTATGTATATTTCCCATGGTCTCACAGGCCGCATAAAATTCAATTGCAGGATGGGTGGGCCGTGGAATAAACTCCAGAATCCTTTTACAAGACATTTATTGGAGGTGTGGAGGGAAGGGAACTTCATTCTCTGTCAGAGCGGCATTtgggtaccaggggcgtagccagacctcgcggtgggagggggcctgagcccgaggtgaggggcacattttggtctgcccccccaccccccacctcgcCTTCCCTGCTGCCTCAAATACCATGGCTGGTGgggtgtccccaacccccaccagcttaagccttcatccagcgctggtctccggcgcctctgcgttgcctgccctgctctctcttcccctcatgtcctgcacactccttttagtgaaattgagcatgctgtacgtgaggggaagagacagcagggcagacaatgcTTGGCACCGctagatgaaggcttcagctggcaggtgttggggacctccaccagaaaaaacaggggcccagaagaaatctgggggggacacaggcccccgtggccccacatagctacgccactgttgggtACGAGCCAGATTTTATGAAGGGATGGTATGGAGAATCTATAAACGTTGAGAAGTGAGGAGTCTGATTCGATTTGATCATGttttagagcagtggttttcaaaccagGTTTTCAAACAGGGATCACCTAGCCAgttaggctttcaggatacccacaatgaatatgcatgagagagatttacataccaagaaggcagtgaatgctaatctctctcatgcatattcattgtggatatcctgaaaacccaactggccaggtggcatttgaggactgggttgaaaactactGTTTTAGAGGATAGGGATTTTATTGAATTTATTCAGCTATAGGCCCAATACAGGTTAGCTGAGGGGCATCAATTTCAGGTTATGCATGTTCAGCATTATATGTAGGCAAAGTGAGTGATAGGGGAAGAAGAGGGGGCAGAAACACTTGGAAAAGTACTTGGGATTTTTTCTGGAAACCAAAAGGGGGCCATTACAGTTCTGTATAATTTTTTGAGAGGGTGGGACTTTATACTATATGCACAAGTGGGATCAAGATTTAGGGGAAGAACTTCATAAATCTCAATAGCTGAGGGTGTTTACAGCTAGCAAGTTTTGTCCCAGTGACACTATAAGAGATAATTTTTATAAGGTAGTAACAAGATGGTATTTAACCCCAAACAAAATTAAAGAGATTTACCTGGGAGCCCTGAACAGGTGTTGGAGGCAATGTGAAGAACCTGGTACATACTGGTATGTGTGGTGGGCTTGTTGAAGACCCAGGAGTTTTGGGCACAAGTTACAGACATACTGAGAAATAAAGGGGAGAATACGGGTGGATATgcatctaaacatttgtttactgggTTGGACGATGGAGAAGAGAAAGAAGCGCATTGAGAAAATGGGATTATCCACTGCCAGGTGTGAAACAGCAGCCCACTAGAAATGTGAAAATGCCCCTGCTTTATCTGCTTGGAAAACTAGTCCATGGAGATCTTGGCTGATATGCGACTGCTCTGTTACACAACAGATGGAGAAGAGTGGCGGTTACTTCAAACAATACTGGAATCATGAAGTCTAGGCTCCAATGTTATCGGTTGATGATTTCTGGGGGTGAGGGGAAACGGAGAACAGCTGGAGGAAGCTTATGTGTGGGGGGAGGATGCAGATTGCTAATCAATAGGTTAGGAGTAGGAGAGCTGGAGATACTTGTTTTGTTACTgatagtttttttttgtgttcttttAAAACCAGTTCAtttaatataacatagtaacagcaGATGATGGCaagtaaagacctgtacagtcccatCACATTTCTTGTAATTACtgaaatctttaataaaaataatcACCGAGAccaaaaaaagtaaaacattttCAATGGTGGGCCACGTctcgaccacctctggattattgtagtgggcTATACTTAGGTTTGCCTAAGAAACCACTCCATCGCTTACAAGTCATCTAGAATATGGCCACCTGCTTACTGATGGTTTTCAAACACATCACTCCTATTGTGTCCTCATTATGCTGGCTGCCAAGTTCTGCTAGGTCGAAGTTTAAGATTCTCTGTATGGTTTTCAAGCCAATTTGTTTGGGGCAGAGCTCGGCATCTCAAGACCTTCTGATCTCCCTACAATCCCTTGAGAATTCCTACATCTTCTCAGCACTGTTCATCTTACCTTGTTCACTGCAGTTAGTGTTCTAGGGCACGAGCTTTTATGTATGTGGACCCTAAATTGAGGATTTGTTATGAGTTGCACTACAGTAATTTCAGACAACTGGTGATATCTTGAACTTTTTAAGTTTGTGTGGGGGTTGCTTGGTAATTTTGGCTTATTACTGTCATATCTCAGTTgggatttggagggggggggtgagaggttgATGCTGGTTGTTAAgttgatatgggggggggggttattgtttTACTTTTGTAAGGATTGGGTTGGGGATTAttgtttatgctgtttcttaaagatttgttgtcaagtgtgaataaataaatacataaacaaaaaACTTACACTTCATCTCAAACCTGGGCCCCACTTCAGACAGTTCTATGTTCCGGTGATCTGTTTTTTTATATACATGATGCCTACAATAAATAATACAGTAAATCAGAAGTTAATGGATTCCGAGAGGAGCTAAACTGCAAGAATAAGAAAGTACAATGTCCTGTAAATACTGTAGGTTGCAGCTGCATTGGGTCAGGAGGAGGTCTGACCTTCTAATGCTTTATTATGATAAGTGGTATATAAAGTTTAGAAATCAAAACAATCTTTTCTggtatactcccccccccccccccccaaaaaaaaaaaaatcactgcatcTCAATTAAAAAATGTCACTTACCTGAAGGAAATAAAGTCATTGTCATTTGCAAATGTGATTACTCGTTTGCTGTCATCCTTGGGAACTGGGAATAAATACTTCAGGATACTGGAAATCTTAAACATAAAAGTAAAGAGGAGGGAATCTCAATAAGTTCATTTCAAAGTCACATCAGTTAGACTTAATACAAGTTTGCAACAGAACCAACACCACATGAGAATAAAAATCAGGTCTCTTTCAACTCCACAGCAAGGGCTACACTTCGGCACCCAAGGAGCAAGCGCCagaccatgtttttttttttttggaggggggagatcAATAGCGGCCTATTACGGGTAGTCCCTGCCATGCTGAGCCAAGAGGAGGAGGTTATATCCTTCTCTGCAGCCTGGAACCAAACATGCAGCACTTTGACCCCTATGCAAATAAGGTCCAAACCGCAGTAGCCACTTGAGGTGTCACTGTTCCATTGTTGATTTTTGAATATCAGATCAAGAAAATACTCTCTCTCCTCAACAACACTGTTACTTCTCTTCTTGCCAACCAAAGAGGCAAAGTGGATGAATTGGCAGGGTCTGGGGGATGAGGGTGATCATTGTGATGTGTGTGCAAGAAACTGGAAGTGCACTGTATGGGGAGAGGATGTCATCTCAGATCCTTTCTTACCCCTGTGCACCCATCTATATGCTGATCAACCTTGTTCTATTCCTTTTCAGCCTATCAGACTAGTTTAGAAGTATGGATTATGTCCTGCCCCCCgctcccccccgccgccaccagagACAGAGTTTACACTTACAGTAGTGGTTCCCATACCTGGTCgtggaggcacaccagccagtcaggttttcaggatatccacaatgaacattcatgacaGATTTGTACATACTACCTCCCATGGCATGAaaaatttcatgaatattcattgtgtatatcctgaaaacctgactggctggtgtgcctccaggatcaggtttgggaaccactacttTAAGGGTAATGTTTGGGAAGCACTGGCTTACAGAGAATTGACCTTCTGTTTAGAATCAAATCCTAAGCTACCACAGGAAACTGGGGGCCACAGCAGTTATACAGATTGGCACCAACAGTAACAACCCATGCATCACACAAACATCCCTTCTATACCCTCTGTCCTAAGCGAGAAGTGAAGTTATGGAAGATGAGATGAGGATAAGCTTCTGACATGGTCCCAAGCTCTGGGATATCATGCCTCATCACCACATTACACAGGGTGAAATAGGCCGTCGGTCCGAAGGGAAGGTGACATACGATCAGTCCATCTGAAAGAGGAGAGAACACAGCTTATGCAAGATGCTAGAGTACATAAACAAAGCCCAACAGGACCTAGCGCATTTAAATTCTGCTGTATACTTTGAGCAAAATTCTACTACTGTTGCTAACCTGGCTTTCCTCTGTGCTCGTGAACAATCAGGAGGTCACTAACACTGTTGGCTTTGCATGCCTGCACCAATGCGCCCATCTCATGTTTTCCTCTGTTCATGCGCTGAGCATTTGGAAACACCAGCTTCATTTCCTGTGAAAGGAAAGGATGGAAAAGGCAGTTAGTATCTTGATTAGCTCAGACCAAAATCCTTGGTCTGAGAAGTACTTAACAGGACTTACAGATCCACAGTGCTTTTAGGTTCCACAAGCAGGCAGCTTTTGTGTTAACAGATTGCTGTGATATAGATACTTTCCCTGTTTTGACCCTTAATGTATAGTGTCTGGTGATTCCTGTTAGCAATAATTGCTTTATGCTTGTTAGGGATGCAACTTCTTTGAAGctaagaaaatattttccattagaTTGCTGGTTTAACATTTCTCTTATGGAGTAAATGAGATGTTTTAAGAGCAGATTTGTCATAGTTAAGAGTCCCACCCATTATACTACTTgtctttcttatattttgtcataACCAGgagtatgaccccccccccccccccaatcctaagCCAAAGGCTTCAGGAACCTTTCCCATATCAGAACACCTTTTCTAGAAGAACAGGGAACATCAGGAAAAAAGAAAGCCTGGGTTGGAGTAGAGCTGGAAGGAAGAGTAGGTCACAGTCACCTAGGAGACCTATCCGAAGTAGGATTAGTGAGGGGAGAGGTTATGTGGATGCAGATCCTCCCTGGGTGCAGAATTCGGTGGTAGATTTCCAGCCTAACTCTGGGGGCTGGAGAAACCTACCCCCATGAAACTAGGAGAAAAGCCAAAGCCCCAGGAGATTGAGTTAATGAATTATATAAACCTGGAAGCAGAAACCACAAGGCCAAGGTATGGAGATTT is a window of Microcaecilia unicolor chromosome 2, aMicUni1.1, whole genome shotgun sequence DNA encoding:
- the IMP4 gene encoding U3 small nucleolar ribonucleoprotein protein IMP4 — encoded protein: MLRREARLRREYLYKKAQEEKLRTIEEKKEKLKRALDENRLIPTEIRREALSLQKIIEYDDKGGEGVTSYVDDEYRWAGVEDPKVMITTSREPSSRLKMFAKEMKLVFPNAQRMNRGKHEMGALVQACKANSVSDLLIVHEHRGKPDGLIVCHLPFGPTAYFTLCNVVMRHDIPELGTMSEAYPHLIFHNFTSRLGQRISSILKYLFPVPKDDSKRVITFANDNDFISFRHHVYKKTDHRNIELSEVGPRFEMKLYMIKLGTLENENTAEVEWRWHPYTHTAKKRKFLSVE